The DNA window AAAATGTTTTCCTTTCAATAACTGGCTTTCCATAACTACAGCGCTTCCAATACCCGTTCCTAAAGTCATGAGGACAATATTATCGTAAGTTTTTGCTTTTCCATATTTCCATTCTCCTATTAGTGCAGAACGGGCATCATTTTCAATAGAAAAGGGGAGGTTAAAAGCTTGCAAGCACCATTCTTCCAGATTAATTTCCGGAGCGTCGCTGAATTTTTTATCAATTGAAAGAATTTTTTTCTGAATACTGTCTACAATTCCCGGAGAAGCAATACCTAATCCTGCAATGTCAGAATTTGTTAAGTTATGGCGACTCAACAGATTTTCTATTGTTCTTTGTATGAAAGGCAGCTTTGCAGCAAGTCCCTTTCCCGAGTCAGCATCAATGGAAATATAAGATAAAATCGTTTCTTCCTGTACAAGACCGATCTTAATCTTTGTTCCGCCCATGTCTATGGCAATTACTGGTTTCGACATTGTCTGATTTGATTTAAATATTGACAAATACTTATTGTTGCTACTCAAACCTTATAGGTTTCGATCAAAAACACTCACTTTTAATGAATTGAAGCGTTTTCTGTTAGGGAATTACTTTAATTTCAAGTACACCCATTCCATCTAAACTAAATTTATCGGTAACAGGTAGTTGCTTTCCTGTTTTAAGGTTGATAAGCTTTACAGGTTTAAGTTTTTCCCACTGAAATGAGGTCATTTGTTCCTTTTCATCCGGGT is part of the Chryseobacterium lactis genome and encodes:
- a CDS encoding ROK family protein, encoding MSKPVIAIDMGGTKIKIGLVQEETILSYISIDADSGKGLAAKLPFIQRTIENLLSRHNLTNSDIAGLGIASPGIVDSIQKKILSIDKKFSDAPEINLEEWCLQAFNLPFSIENDARSALIGEWKYGKAKTYDNIVLMTLGTGIGSAVVMESQLLKGKHFTAGILGGHSVINYKGNLCNCGNKGCVETEASTWNLQTIAEMNKDFKESRLAPELVIDYELIFRLAEEGDITAIAIRDQSLQAWSACAINLIHAYDPEVLILTGGIMASNFYILPYIRQHIETHAWTPWGKVQIEEGNFPRTAALLGITHLINH